A window of the Deinococcus gobiensis I-0 genome harbors these coding sequences:
- a CDS encoding NlpC/P60 family protein — translation MNNSFDTRQHAADPARRLAEEALRDRVEGGDWTFVAPQPVWAGSARLSLRARPDMDSAQVTEALPGEALERLWTGTGVGGQDWVRVRTRRDGYLGWVPEGTLLDRAPQGEALEVTALRAHAFAGPKVSRPVVGELCLGARVWRAAGEVVTEEHRRWVPVRLAGGEAAWVQEVAFAPLAVTDPADFALWLLETPYVWGGRSAWGLDCSGLSGLAYAACGRDLPRDADQQQAALAAVEAPERGDLVFFPGHVGIMLDGRRLVHANATHMRVTVETLGEGGYGERLRASCAGFGRWTA, via the coding sequence GTGAACAACAGTTTCGATACGCGTCAGCACGCGGCCGATCCGGCGCGGCGGCTGGCCGAGGAGGCGTTGCGGGACCGGGTGGAGGGCGGAGACTGGACCTTCGTCGCCCCGCAGCCGGTGTGGGCGGGGTCGGCCCGCCTGAGCCTGCGGGCCCGGCCCGACATGGACAGCGCGCAGGTGACCGAGGCGCTGCCCGGCGAGGCGCTGGAGCGCCTGTGGACCGGGACCGGCGTGGGCGGACAGGACTGGGTGCGGGTCCGCACCCGCCGCGACGGCTATCTGGGCTGGGTGCCGGAGGGCACGCTGCTAGACCGCGCGCCGCAGGGCGAGGCGCTGGAGGTCACGGCGTTGCGGGCGCACGCCTTCGCGGGGCCGAAGGTGAGCCGGCCGGTCGTGGGCGAGCTGTGCCTGGGCGCGCGGGTGTGGCGCGCGGCTGGCGAGGTCGTGACCGAGGAACACAGGCGCTGGGTCCCGGTACGGCTGGCCGGGGGCGAGGCGGCCTGGGTGCAGGAGGTGGCCTTCGCGCCGCTGGCGGTCACGGACCCGGCCGACTTCGCGCTGTGGCTGCTGGAGACGCCCTACGTGTGGGGCGGGCGCAGCGCCTGGGGGCTGGACTGCTCGGGGCTGAGCGGGCTGGCCTACGCGGCCTGCGGCCGGGACCTGCCACGCGACGCCGACCAGCAGCAGGCGGCCCTCGCGGCGGTGGAGGCGCCGGAACGCGGCGACCTCGTGTTCTTTCCGGGGCACGTGGGGATCATGCTCGACGGGCGGCGGCTGGTCCATGCCAACGCCACGCACATGCGCGTGACGGTCGAGACGCTGGGCGAGGGCGGGTACGGCGAGCGCCTGCGGGCGAGTTGCGCGGGCTTCGGGCGGTGGACGGCGTGA
- a CDS encoding HAD family hydrolase, producing MSEASLPLRAVLFDRDDTIAWTDPSVYREAALWAAGHFGLDPRAVGRALQAQWEERAFGWWHLRSEEDEAQFWTEYGLELVERLGLPPSAAPDLMAAFPYERYMKPVEGARDVLGELRNRGLKIGVLSNTLPSIGRTLSAVGLDDLVDVALATCTLGVHKPEAQAFLLAADALGIRPDEVLFIDDKAENIAGARAVGMRAELIDLRGQTPGALHDLRAVLPLAAR from the coding sequence GTGAGTGAAGCGTCTCTGCCCCTGCGCGCCGTGCTGTTCGACCGCGACGATACGATTGCCTGGACCGACCCGTCGGTATACCGCGAGGCGGCGCTGTGGGCAGCAGGCCACTTCGGTCTCGACCCCAGGGCCGTAGGGCGGGCCCTGCAGGCCCAGTGGGAGGAACGGGCCTTCGGGTGGTGGCACCTGCGCAGCGAGGAGGACGAGGCGCAGTTCTGGACCGAGTACGGCCTGGAACTGGTAGAGCGGCTGGGCCTTCCCCCTTCGGCCGCGCCGGACCTGATGGCGGCCTTTCCCTACGAGCGGTACATGAAGCCGGTCGAGGGCGCGCGCGACGTGCTGGGCGAACTGCGCAACCGGGGCCTGAAGATCGGGGTTCTGAGCAATACCCTGCCGAGCATCGGGCGGACGCTGAGCGCGGTCGGCCTGGACGATCTCGTGGACGTGGCGCTGGCGACCTGCACGCTGGGGGTCCACAAACCCGAGGCCCAGGCCTTCCTGCTGGCCGCAGACGCCCTGGGGATCAGGCCGGACGAGGTGCTGTTCATCGACGACAAGGCCGAGAACATCGCGGGCGCGCGGGCGGTCGGCATGCGCGCCGAGCTGATCGACCTGCGCGGGCAGACGCCGGGCGCGCTGCACGACCTGCGCGCGGTGCTGCCCCTGGCGGCCCGGTGA
- the aspS gene encoding aspartate--tRNA ligase, producing the protein MKRTALIGQLAPYSDQTVTLQGWVNRRRDLGGLIFIELRDRSGVVQVQVEPDSAAFAEADQLRAEYVAEVEGRFQLRPESQRKGGLGDYEVIAARVKVLNAAKTPAFELDKGDQVAEDIRLKYRYLDLRRPEMQRALMLRSKAVAAVTAFLEAEGFVQVETPMLTRSTPEGARDFLVPSRLSAGEFYALPQSPQLFKQLLMIAGFDRYYQLARCFRDEDLRADRQPDFTQLDMEMSFVEQDDVLELQERLMAHVFREVLGVELPLPFPRLSYQDAMDRYGSDKPDLRFGLEFAEMTDLFAGGGFKAFASAASVKAIVAPELTRKQIDELERVAKQNGAGGLAWLRREGKGFTGGISKFVGDLAPELIARTGVPEGGTLLFAAGEWKKAVSALGAVRLALRDLFGLAAAGPAFHVSWVVDFPQLDYDEDSASWTYMHHPFTAPHPDDVALFGTARQGEIRAQAYDLVLNGFEVGGGSVRIHDPEVQAKMFAAIGMSDADAREKFGFFLDALASGTPPHGGIAWGFDRLIMVMAGAASIREVIAFPKNNRGADLMAGAPSVVDAPQLAEVGVAVLAGE; encoded by the coding sequence ATGAAACGCACCGCCCTCATCGGCCAGCTCGCGCCGTACAGCGACCAGACCGTGACCCTGCAAGGCTGGGTCAACCGCCGCCGCGACCTCGGGGGCCTGATCTTCATCGAGCTGCGCGACCGCTCCGGCGTGGTGCAGGTGCAGGTCGAGCCGGACTCGGCCGCCTTCGCCGAGGCCGACCAGCTGCGCGCCGAGTACGTCGCGGAGGTCGAGGGCCGGTTCCAGCTGCGCCCGGAAAGTCAGCGCAAGGGGGGGTTGGGCGACTATGAGGTCATCGCCGCGCGCGTGAAGGTGCTCAACGCGGCCAAAACCCCGGCCTTCGAACTCGACAAGGGCGACCAGGTGGCCGAGGACATCCGCCTGAAATACCGCTACCTCGACCTGCGCCGCCCCGAGATGCAGCGCGCGCTGATGCTGCGAAGCAAGGCGGTCGCGGCCGTGACGGCGTTCCTGGAGGCCGAGGGCTTCGTCCAGGTCGAGACGCCGATGCTCACGCGCAGCACCCCCGAGGGCGCACGCGACTTCCTGGTGCCCAGCCGCCTGAGCGCGGGCGAGTTCTACGCGCTGCCGCAGTCGCCGCAGCTGTTCAAGCAGCTCCTGATGATCGCGGGCTTCGACCGCTACTACCAGCTCGCGCGCTGCTTCCGCGACGAGGACCTGCGCGCCGACCGCCAGCCCGACTTCACGCAGCTCGACATGGAGATGAGCTTCGTCGAGCAGGACGACGTGCTGGAGCTTCAGGAGCGCCTGATGGCCCACGTGTTCCGCGAGGTGCTGGGGGTGGAGCTGCCTCTCCCCTTTCCGCGCCTGAGTTACCAGGACGCCATGGACCGCTACGGCTCGGACAAGCCGGACCTGCGCTTCGGGCTGGAGTTCGCGGAGATGACGGACCTGTTCGCGGGCGGCGGCTTCAAGGCCTTCGCCTCGGCGGCGAGCGTCAAGGCCATCGTCGCCCCCGAGCTGACCCGCAAGCAGATCGACGAACTCGAACGCGTCGCCAAGCAGAACGGCGCGGGCGGGCTGGCGTGGCTGCGCCGCGAGGGCAAGGGCTTCACGGGCGGCATCAGCAAGTTCGTGGGCGACCTGGCCCCCGAGCTGATCGCCCGCACCGGCGTCCCCGAGGGCGGCACGCTGCTCTTCGCGGCGGGCGAGTGGAAAAAGGCCGTCTCGGCGCTCGGGGCCGTGCGCCTCGCGCTGCGTGACCTGTTCGGCCTCGCGGCCGCCGGGCCGGCCTTCCACGTTTCCTGGGTCGTGGACTTTCCGCAACTGGACTACGACGAGGACTCGGCGTCGTGGACCTACATGCACCACCCCTTCACCGCGCCGCACCCGGACGACGTGGCGCTGTTCGGCACCGCGCGCCAGGGCGAGATCCGCGCGCAGGCCTACGACCTCGTGCTCAACGGCTTCGAGGTCGGCGGCGGCAGCGTCCGGATCCACGACCCCGAGGTGCAGGCAAAGATGTTCGCGGCCATCGGCATGAGCGACGCGGACGCCCGCGAAAAGTTCGGGTTCTTCCTCGACGCGCTGGCCTCGGGCACGCCCCCGCACGGCGGCATCGCCTGGGGTTTCGACCGCCTGATCATGGTGATGGCCGGGGCCGCGAGCATCCGTGAGGTCATCGCATTCCCCAAGAACAACCGGGGTGCGGACCTCATGGCGGGGGCGCCCTCGGTTGTGGACGCGCCGCAACTCGCGGAGGTCGGGGTGGCGGTGTTGGCTGGAGAATAA
- a CDS encoding IPT/TIG domain-containing protein: MQRIFLASLLFAGALASCAPSTGSVAGVTVAPVLVKVSEAAARGGTLTIQGRYLGGPATGRVLMGVTEDGQGGYAVPAAAVQSWTDSQIVLTIPDNAPVGGSWLFVEVGGRRSANGLPYSVRQ; this comes from the coding sequence ATGCAACGGATCTTTCTCGCTTCTTTACTGTTCGCCGGAGCGCTCGCGTCCTGTGCGCCGAGCACCGGCAGCGTCGCCGGAGTCACGGTCGCGCCCGTGCTCGTCAAGGTGTCGGAGGCGGCGGCGCGCGGCGGCACGCTGACCATCCAGGGCCGGTATCTCGGCGGCCCGGCCACCGGCCGCGTGCTGATGGGCGTCACCGAGGACGGCCAGGGCGGCTACGCGGTGCCGGCGGCGGCCGTGCAGTCCTGGACCGACAGCCAGATCGTGCTGACGATTCCCGACAATGCCCCCGTCGGCGGGTCGTGGCTGTTCGTGGAGGTCGGGGGCAGGCGGTCGGCCAACGGGCTGCCCTACAGCGTCCGGCAGTAG
- a CDS encoding Gfo/Idh/MocA family protein — protein sequence MIRVAVLGCGNRGADVYARHLAAQGAAVTHLAEPRAARLAEVAARHGVPAGACFADTDAFFALGRVADAVVIATPDGDHMEPCLRALALGYDVLLEKPLCPDERDLERLLAAQAASTGRVTVCHVLRATPFFRAVRGVLDSGRLGRLVGIVQAENVAFWHYAHSYVRGNWAQSPPAAPFILAKSSHDLDLLRWFAGSPPLRVSSEGGLHHFRPGEAPAGAAARCVACAVPACPYDARRIYGGRDPQAWPVTVLTAGGTSLEDALSSGPYGRCVYHAGNDVPDHQTVTVAFAGGVTAQLTVSAFTHNNTRTLKLCGTHGELRAHMERGELELHDFRSGEVTRLEVDASGNHGGGDEALVAAWLRFLRREGDVPTPLAESLDSHRIAFAAERARRSGTVQVLD from the coding sequence ATGATCCGGGTGGCGGTCCTGGGCTGCGGCAACCGGGGGGCCGACGTGTACGCGCGCCACCTCGCGGCGCAGGGGGCCGCCGTGACCCACCTCGCCGAGCCCAGGGCCGCGCGGCTGGCCGAGGTCGCGGCGCGGCATGGCGTCCCGGCCGGGGCCTGCTTCGCGGACACGGACGCCTTCTTCGCGCTCGGGCGGGTGGCCGACGCGGTGGTGATCGCCACGCCGGACGGCGACCACATGGAGCCGTGCCTGCGCGCCCTGGCGCTGGGCTACGACGTGCTGCTCGAAAAGCCGCTGTGCCCCGACGAGCGTGACCTGGAGCGGCTGCTCGCGGCGCAGGCGGCCTCGACCGGGCGGGTGACGGTCTGCCACGTGCTGCGGGCCACGCCGTTTTTCCGGGCGGTACGCGGGGTGCTGGACAGCGGGCGGCTGGGGCGGCTGGTGGGCATCGTGCAGGCCGAGAACGTCGCCTTCTGGCACTACGCGCACTCCTACGTACGGGGCAACTGGGCGCAGTCGCCGCCCGCCGCGCCGTTCATCCTCGCCAAGAGCAGCCACGACCTCGACCTGCTGCGCTGGTTCGCGGGCTCTCCCCCACTGCGGGTGAGCAGCGAAGGCGGCCTGCACCACTTCCGGCCCGGGGAGGCCCCGGCGGGGGCGGCGGCGCGCTGCGTGGCCTGCGCGGTCCCGGCGTGCCCCTACGACGCGCGGCGCATCTACGGCGGGCGCGACCCGCAGGCGTGGCCGGTGACGGTGCTCACGGCGGGCGGAACCTCGCTGGAAGACGCCCTCTCCTCGGGCCCCTACGGGCGCTGCGTGTACCACGCGGGCAACGACGTGCCCGACCACCAGACGGTGACGGTGGCCTTCGCGGGCGGGGTCACGGCGCAGCTCACGGTGAGCGCTTTCACGCACAACAACACGCGCACCCTCAAACTGTGCGGCACCCACGGCGAGCTGCGCGCCCACATGGAGCGCGGCGAACTGGAGCTGCACGACTTCCGCAGCGGCGAGGTCACGCGCCTGGAGGTGGACGCGTCCGGCAACCACGGTGGCGGCGACGAGGCCCTGGTGGCGGCGTGGCTGCGCTTCCTGCGGCGCGAAGGAGACGTACCCACCCCGCTGGCCGAGTCGCTCGACTCGCACCGCATCGCCTTTGCGGCCGAGCGGGCGCGGCGCTCGGGCACGGTGCAGGTGCTGGACTAG
- a CDS encoding dipeptide epimerase, producing the protein MDGVSGAVTWETRELHTAQPFGIARWTHSVYPRTFVTLDAGGVRGQGESAPNAFYGETGATVQAVLPLLAGALEDPWDWDGLRARLDARMPQGHPSVKCALEMAALDWCARSAGLPVWRLLGLSPGALPESSYTVSIAALPEMRRQAREAAARGHGVLKVKLGTAQDEQIVAALREEAPEAALRVDANAAWSRPQARRMLGVLEAAGVEFVEQPLAAGDLEGHAALRGVSAVPIVADESLHHVSDIVALAGAFDGVNLKLAKLGGPLRALEALRLARAHGLGVMMGCMIESSLGIAAAAHLAGLCDWADLDGALLLADDPYRGLEWTAGHLARPQGAGWGVEAG; encoded by the coding sequence GTGGACGGCGTGAGCGGGGCCGTGACCTGGGAGACGCGCGAGCTGCACACCGCGCAGCCCTTCGGCATCGCGCGCTGGACACACAGCGTCTACCCACGCACCTTCGTCACGCTGGACGCGGGGGGCGTGCGCGGCCAGGGCGAGTCGGCCCCGAACGCCTTCTACGGCGAGACGGGCGCCACCGTGCAGGCGGTGCTGCCGCTGCTCGCGGGCGCGCTGGAGGACCCCTGGGACTGGGACGGCCTGCGCGCGCGGCTGGACGCCCGGATGCCGCAGGGCCACCCGAGCGTGAAATGCGCGCTGGAGATGGCGGCGCTGGACTGGTGCGCCCGGAGCGCCGGGCTGCCGGTTTGGCGGCTGCTGGGGCTCTCGCCCGGCGCGCTGCCCGAGAGCAGCTACACGGTGTCCATCGCCGCGCTGCCCGAGATGCGCCGGCAGGCCCGCGAGGCCGCCGCGCGCGGACACGGCGTCCTGAAGGTGAAGCTGGGCACGGCGCAGGACGAGCAGATCGTCGCGGCGCTGCGCGAGGAGGCGCCGGAGGCCGCGCTGCGGGTGGACGCCAACGCCGCGTGGAGCCGCCCGCAGGCCCGCCGGATGCTGGGCGTGCTGGAGGCGGCCGGCGTAGAGTTCGTCGAGCAGCCGCTCGCGGCCGGGGACCTGGAGGGGCACGCGGCGCTGCGCGGCGTCTCGGCGGTGCCCATCGTGGCCGACGAGAGCCTGCACCACGTCTCGGACATCGTGGCGCTGGCGGGGGCCTTCGACGGGGTGAACCTCAAGCTCGCCAAGCTGGGGGGGCCACTGCGGGCGCTGGAGGCCCTGCGGCTGGCGCGGGCGCACGGCCTGGGCGTGATGATGGGCTGCATGATCGAGAGTTCGCTGGGGATCGCCGCCGCCGCGCACCTCGCGGGGCTGTGCGACTGGGCCGACCTCGACGGGGCGCTGCTGCTCGCGGACGACCCGTACCGGGGGCTGGAGTGGACCGCCGGGCACCTCGCGCGGCCCCAGGGCGCGGGCTGGGGGGTCGAAGCGGGATGA
- the bshA gene encoding N-acetyl-alpha-D-glucosaminyl L-malate synthase BshA, with protein MQERPTVAVLCHTGAGGSGVVATELGLQVARSGHEVHFVGPAMPFRLMGHQGFRGPYFHQISSFAYALFDQPYPELAAANTLAEVIQEYGVDLTHAHYAIPHATAANHARAITGRGRVITTLHGTDVTLVGAEPAFRQTTRHAIERSDHVTAVSHFLAEQTREVFGTQREIEVIHNFVDSGRFVRITDPAVRARFAHPEEALIVHVSNFRPVKRVEDVVQVFARVASELPARLLMVGDGPERARAFDLARELGVIGRTQFLGSFPDVQTVLGISDLFLLPSSNESFGLAALEAMSCEMPVVASRAGGIPEVVEHGVNGFLADVGDVDAMADAALRVLRDRDLYTRMSAAARETAVTRFHPGLIVPQYLAAYRRTVREGAGAPGC; from the coding sequence ATGCAGGAACGTCCTACTGTTGCAGTGCTGTGCCACACCGGCGCGGGCGGGTCGGGGGTAGTCGCGACCGAACTGGGTCTCCAGGTCGCCCGCTCAGGCCACGAGGTCCACTTCGTCGGCCCCGCCATGCCCTTTCGCCTCATGGGTCACCAGGGCTTCCGGGGACCCTACTTCCACCAGATCAGCAGCTTCGCCTACGCGCTCTTCGACCAGCCCTACCCCGAACTCGCCGCCGCCAACACGCTGGCCGAGGTGATCCAGGAGTACGGCGTGGACCTCACGCACGCCCACTACGCCATTCCGCACGCCACCGCCGCCAACCACGCGCGCGCCATCACCGGGCGCGGGCGGGTCATCACGACGCTGCACGGCACCGACGTGACGCTGGTGGGGGCCGAACCGGCCTTCCGGCAGACCACCCGGCATGCCATCGAGCGCAGCGACCACGTCACGGCCGTTTCGCACTTCCTGGCCGAGCAGACCCGCGAGGTCTTCGGCACGCAGCGCGAGATCGAGGTGATCCACAACTTCGTGGACTCGGGGCGCTTCGTGCGCATCACCGACCCCGCCGTGCGCGCCCGTTTCGCGCACCCGGAAGAGGCGCTCATCGTGCACGTCAGCAACTTCCGGCCGGTCAAGCGGGTGGAGGACGTGGTGCAGGTCTTCGCCCGCGTGGCGAGCGAGCTGCCCGCCCGGCTCCTGATGGTCGGAGACGGTCCCGAGCGCGCCCGCGCCTTCGATCTGGCGCGCGAACTGGGCGTCATCGGGCGCACACAGTTCCTGGGGTCCTTCCCCGACGTGCAGACCGTGCTGGGCATCAGCGACCTGTTCCTGCTGCCCAGCAGCAACGAGTCCTTCGGGCTGGCGGCGCTGGAGGCCATGAGCTGCGAGATGCCGGTGGTCGCCTCGCGCGCCGGAGGCATTCCCGAGGTCGTCGAGCACGGCGTGAACGGGTTCCTGGCCGATGTGGGCGACGTCGACGCGATGGCCGACGCCGCGCTGCGCGTGCTGCGCGACCGTGACCTTTACACCCGCATGAGCGCCGCCGCCCGCGAGACGGCCGTCACGCGCTTTCACCCCGGTCTGATCGTGCCGCAGTACCTCGCGGCCTACCGGCGCACCGTCCGGGAGGGGGCGGGCGCGCCGGGCTGCTGA
- the hisS gene encoding histidine--tRNA ligase: MAIQRPKGTQDLLPEGSPKLSLDTQASAFTHIQDVARRVLERAGAQFIATPIFEDAELVKRGVGGSTDIVRKEMFTVTYFGDHGGFILRPEGTAGIVRAYLQAGLKQLPAPLKLWTHGPMFRAENVQKGRLRQFHQVDYEVLGAEGALVDAEAIALMVGVVRELGLKGVRVKLGSIGDPEDREAYNAYLRGLFTPHLERLSDDSKDRLERNPMRILDSKSAQDQDLIRELDVRPMLDSLGEAAAAHFAQVRAYLDDWGVAYDVDPSIVRGLDYYRRTAWELHHEGVGAKSALGGGGRYDGLAEQLGGPMVPGIGWAFGIERLLIALAAEGVALPAGDGPLLYLAAMEDAQVAFAAKVAQEARAAARVEFAYRPQKPGNAFRDAERRRARYAAVIGSDEQERGVLKLKHLGTGAQQDVALADLKTFLEQENA; encoded by the coding sequence ATGGCGATCCAACGCCCCAAGGGCACCCAGGACCTGCTGCCGGAGGGCAGTCCGAAACTCAGTCTCGACACCCAGGCCTCGGCCTTCACCCACATTCAGGACGTGGCCCGGCGGGTGCTGGAGCGCGCGGGCGCGCAGTTCATCGCCACGCCCATCTTCGAGGACGCCGAACTCGTCAAGCGTGGCGTGGGCGGCAGCACCGACATCGTCCGCAAGGAGATGTTCACCGTCACCTACTTCGGGGACCACGGCGGCTTCATCCTGCGCCCCGAGGGCACGGCGGGCATCGTGCGCGCCTACCTCCAGGCCGGGCTCAAGCAGTTGCCCGCGCCCCTGAAGCTCTGGACGCACGGCCCGATGTTCCGCGCCGAGAACGTTCAGAAAGGACGCCTGCGCCAGTTCCATCAGGTGGACTACGAGGTGCTGGGCGCCGAGGGCGCCCTGGTGGACGCCGAGGCCATCGCCCTGATGGTCGGGGTCGTGCGCGAGCTGGGCTTGAAGGGCGTACGGGTCAAGCTCGGCAGCATCGGCGACCCCGAGGACCGCGAAGCCTACAACGCCTACCTGCGCGGGCTGTTCACGCCGCACCTGGAACGGCTCTCGGACGACAGCAAGGACCGCCTGGAGCGCAACCCCATGCGGATCCTGGACTCCAAGAGCGCCCAGGACCAGGACCTCATCCGCGAGCTGGACGTGCGGCCCATGCTCGATTCGCTGGGCGAGGCGGCGGCGGCGCACTTCGCGCAGGTGCGCGCCTACCTTGACGACTGGGGGGTGGCCTACGACGTGGACCCCAGCATCGTGCGCGGGCTGGACTATTACCGCCGCACCGCCTGGGAACTGCACCACGAGGGTGTCGGCGCGAAGTCGGCCCTGGGCGGGGGCGGGCGCTACGACGGGCTGGCCGAACAGCTCGGCGGGCCGATGGTGCCGGGCATCGGCTGGGCCTTCGGCATCGAGCGGCTGCTGATCGCGCTGGCGGCCGAGGGCGTGGCCCTGCCGGCCGGGGACGGCCCACTGCTGTACCTCGCCGCGATGGAAGACGCCCAGGTGGCCTTCGCCGCGAAGGTGGCCCAGGAGGCGCGCGCCGCCGCACGGGTCGAGTTCGCCTACCGCCCGCAGAAACCCGGCAACGCCTTTCGCGACGCCGAGCGCCGCCGCGCCCGCTACGCCGCCGTGATCGGCAGCGACGAGCAGGAACGCGGCGTCCTGAAACTCAAGCACCTCGGCACGGGCGCCCAGCAGGACGTGGCGCTCGCCGATCTCAAGACTTTTCTGGAACAGGAGAACGCATGA
- a CDS encoding dipeptidase, which yields MNARPWPILDGHLDLAYNAGLGRDLTLPLDGLRAADPVEGQTATVSFPELRAAGVRAAFATLFALPAGAGELSGEGYRDHAGARRQALEQLDQYRRWEDAGHVRLLTDAAALREVLAAPEGAGPLGLVLLMEGADPVRDADDLPFWVGAGVRVIGPAWGATRYAGGTDAPGPLTGAGRDLVAAMRDLGMTLDLSHLDDAAFEGVMEAPPRLIATHANSRALVPGNRHLTDEMARAVAASGGVIGLVLLSRFLRAGVGDTVRVPPEAVLEHARHYARLVGWEHVGLGSDLDGGFGAEKTPLGIGRYADVPGLLDHLPAEARAGVAGGNWARWLLGALG from the coding sequence GTGAACGCCCGGCCCTGGCCCATCCTCGACGGGCATCTGGACCTCGCCTACAACGCCGGGCTGGGCCGCGACCTGACCCTGCCCCTGGACGGATTGCGGGCAGCCGACCCGGTAGAGGGACAGACCGCCACGGTCAGTTTTCCCGAGCTGCGGGCGGCGGGGGTGCGCGCCGCCTTCGCCACCCTGTTCGCCCTGCCGGCCGGGGCCGGCGAGCTGAGCGGCGAGGGCTACCGCGACCACGCGGGGGCGCGGCGGCAGGCGCTCGAGCAGCTCGACCAGTACCGCCGCTGGGAGGACGCGGGCCATGTGCGGCTCCTGACGGACGCGGCGGCCCTGCGGGAGGTCCTCGCCGCGCCCGAAGGCGCTGGGCCGCTGGGCCTGGTCCTGCTGATGGAAGGAGCCGATCCGGTACGCGACGCGGACGACCTGCCCTTCTGGGTCGGGGCCGGGGTGCGGGTGATCGGACCGGCGTGGGGAGCCACGCGCTACGCCGGGGGCACCGACGCGCCGGGACCGCTGACCGGCGCCGGGCGCGACCTTGTCGCGGCGATGCGCGACCTGGGCATGACGCTCGACCTCTCGCACCTCGACGACGCGGCCTTCGAGGGGGTCATGGAAGCGCCTCCCCGACTGATCGCCACGCACGCCAACAGCCGCGCGCTGGTGCCGGGCAACCGCCACCTCACCGACGAGATGGCCCGCGCGGTGGCGGCCTCGGGCGGGGTCATCGGACTGGTGCTGCTCAGCCGTTTCCTGCGCGCCGGGGTGGGCGACACGGTGCGCGTGCCGCCGGAGGCCGTGCTGGAGCACGCGCGGCACTACGCCCGGCTCGTCGGCTGGGAGCACGTCGGCCTGGGCAGCGACCTCGACGGGGGCTTCGGGGCCGAGAAGACGCCGCTGGGGATCGGGCGCTACGCCGACGTGCCGGGACTGCTGGACCACCTGCCCGCCGAGGCCCGTGCGGGGGTGGCGGGCGGAAACTGGGCACGCTGGCTGCTGGGGGCGCTGGGCTGA
- a CDS encoding DegV family protein: MRVAVVTDSTCDLSTSAARRLGLVIVPLRLSLVGGGALSPDDPAPVYAHQRAGGRVTTAPPGPEAFAARYARLLRGCDAILSVHLSGALSQTVGQAREAAAGFGERVRVVDSGVASVALAEAALRARAALDAGADLDAAEAAVARARTHGLTQFTVPTLDYLRRGGRLGRVQRFVGNMLDLRPVLGFGEGRLRPLRRVRTDQALAEMLLSLEDRYGSAPLHLTVAHAGADPAALLELRAAALRSRLRVVGGRAQLIGGVIGAHVGPGLYGLGACPADL, translated from the coding sequence ATGCGCGTCGCCGTCGTGACCGACTCCACCTGTGACCTCAGCACGTCGGCGGCGCGTCGGCTGGGCCTGGTGATCGTGCCGCTGCGGCTCTCGCTCGTGGGTGGGGGAGCGCTGTCGCCCGACGACCCTGCTCCGGTCTATGCCCACCAGCGCGCCGGTGGCCGGGTCACGACCGCGCCGCCCGGCCCGGAGGCCTTCGCCGCGCGCTACGCCCGGCTGCTCCGGGGCTGCGACGCCATTCTGAGCGTGCATCTCAGCGGCGCGCTCTCGCAGACGGTCGGCCAGGCCCGCGAGGCGGCGGCGGGCTTCGGGGAGCGCGTGCGGGTGGTGGACAGCGGCGTGGCCTCGGTCGCCCTCGCGGAGGCGGCCCTGCGCGCCCGCGCCGCCCTGGACGCCGGGGCGGACCTGGACGCCGCCGAGGCTGCCGTCGCCCGGGCCCGCACGCACGGCCTGACCCAGTTCACGGTGCCGACCCTGGATTACCTGCGGCGGGGCGGCCGCCTGGGCCGCGTGCAGCGGTTCGTGGGCAATATGCTCGACCTGCGCCCGGTCCTGGGTTTCGGAGAGGGCCGGCTGCGGCCCCTGCGCCGCGTGCGCACCGACCAGGCCCTCGCGGAGATGCTGCTGAGTCTCGAAGACCGCTACGGCTCCGCGCCCCTGCACCTCACGGTGGCCCACGCCGGGGCCGATCCGGCGGCGCTGCTGGAACTGCGCGCCGCCGCCCTGCGCAGTCGCCTGCGCGTGGTGGGCGGCCGTGCCCAGCTCATCGGCGGGGTGATCGGCGCGCATGTCGGTCCCGGACTGTATGGCCTGGGGGCCTGCCCGGCCGATCTCTGA